The nucleotide window TCCACTACACGGAAGGTTTCTTCCGAGGTGGCCAGACCGCGGATCACCTCTACCAACTTCATCACAGGAACTGGGTTCATAAAATGCATCCCAATCACTTTTTCCGGCCGCTTGGTGGCCGCCGCAATCTCCGTGATCGGCAGCGACGAGGTATTCGTTGCCAAAATCGCGTGCACTGGAGCATGTTGATCCAGCTGACGGAAGAGATCCGCCTTCACCTGCTTGTTTTCCACTACCGCCTCAATGACCAGATCCACCTCGGCCACGGCCACGGCCAAATCCGTCAACGGGTGCAAGCGCCCCAGGATCTCCTCCTTTTGCTCTTCGGTGAGCCGCCCCTTTTCCAGTTGACGCCCCAGATTTTTCTCAATCGATTGCAGCCCCTTGTTCACCCGCGCTTCATCGACGTCCACCAACGTCACGTGAAGGCCGGATTGCGCCGCCACTTGGGCGATACCGCTCCCCATCTGGCCGGCGCCGATCACGCTGACGCGTTGAATTTCCA belongs to Polycladomyces subterraneus and includes:
- a CDS encoding 3-hydroxybutyryl-CoA dehydrogenase, with protein sequence MEIQRVSVIGAGQMGSGIAQVAAQSGLHVTLVDVDEARVNKGLQSIEKNLGRQLEKGRLTEEQKEEILGRLHPLTDLAVAVAEVDLVIEAVVENKQVKADLFRQLDQHAPVHAILATNTSSLPITEIAAATKRPEKVIGMHFMNPVPVMKLVEVIRGLATSEETFRVVDRLARHMGKTPVEVQDFPGFVSNRVLMPMINEAIYAVYEGVATPEAIDEVMKLGMNHPMGPLTLADFIGLDTCLYIMETLYEGFGDSKYRPCPLLKKYVAACWLGRKTGRGFYVYE